In Acanthochromis polyacanthus isolate Apoly-LR-REF ecotype Palm Island chromosome 15, KAUST_Apoly_ChrSc, whole genome shotgun sequence, a single genomic region encodes these proteins:
- the elovl5 gene encoding elongation of very long chain fatty acids protein 5 — METFNHKLNTYLESWMGPRDQRVRGWLLLDNYPPTFALTVMYLLIVWMGPKYMKHRQPYSCRGLLVLYNLGLTLLSFYMFYELVTAVWYGGYNFYCQDTHSAQEVDNKIINVLWWYYFSKLIEFMDTFFFILRKNNHQITFLHIYHHASMLNIWWFVMNWVPCGHSYFGASLNSFVHVVMYSYYGLSAVPAIRPYLWWKKYITQVQLIQFFLTMSQTMCAVVWPCGFPMGWLYFQISYMVTLIILFTNFYVQTYKKHSSSLKKELQNGSAASTNGHANGATSMERATAKKLRVD; from the exons ATGGAGACCTTCAATCACAAGCTGAACACTTACTTAGAGTCATGGATGGGTCCCAGAG ATCAGCGGGTGAGAGGATGGCTGCTGCTCGACAACTACCCACCAACCTTTGCACTCACAGTCATGTACCTTCTgatcgtgtggatggggcccaAGTACATGAAACACCGACAGCCGTACTCCTGCAGAGGCCTCCTGGTGCTCTACAATCTGGGCCTCACGCTCTTGTCCTTCTACATGTTCTATGAG CTTGTTACGGCTGTGTGGTACGGTGGATACAACTTCTACTGCCAGGACACACACAGTGCACAAGAAGTGGATAATAAG ATCATAAATGTCCTGTGGTGGTACTACTTCTCCAAGCTTATCGAGTTCATGGACACCTTTTTCTTCATACTACGAAAGAATAATCACCAGATCACCTTTTTGCACATCTACCACCACGCTAGCATGCTGAACATCTGGTGGTTCGTCATGAACTGGGTGCCCTGTGGCCATT CGTACTTCGGTGCCTCCCTAAACAGCTTCGTCCATGTCGTGATGTATTCTTACTACGGCCTCTCAGCCGTCCCAGCCATCCGACCGTACCTTTGGTGGAAGAAGTACATCACACAGGTCCAGCTG ATCCAGTTCTTTTTAACCATGTCCCAGACAATGTGTGCAGTCGTTTGGCCGTGCGGCTTCCCAATGGGATGGCTGTACTTCCAAATAAGTTACATGGTCACACTCATCATTCTTTTCACAAACTTCTACGTTCAG ACTTACAAGAAGCACAGCAGTTCTCTAAAGAAGGAGCTCCAGAATGGCTCCGCTGCGTCTACAAACGGACATGCAAATGGGGCGACGTCGATGGAGCGCGCCACAGCCAAGAAGCTGAGGGTGGATTGA